In Populus trichocarpa isolate Nisqually-1 chromosome 16, P.trichocarpa_v4.1, whole genome shotgun sequence, a genomic segment contains:
- the LOC7458906 gene encoding protein kinase and PP2C-like domain-containing protein, which produces MGLEIVEPNSCIRGCCTSNSIPLHLPPSSYTLLSPIAKGAESVVYGAVLDGRKVAVKKPILSTSEDIDKFHKELQLLCKLDHPGIAKLVAAHAKPPNYMFFFEFYESGNLSEKLHVEEWSPNMDQVLMITVQLAKALQYLHNHEIVHRDVKPANILLDENLCPHLADFGLAEYQKNLKGVSLENWRSSGKPTGGFHKKNMVGTLIYMAPEILRKEIHTEKSDVYSFGISINELLTGVVPYTDLRAEAQAHTVLEMNYTEQQLTASVVSGKLRPALAGLGSGASASILSLIQRCWDDNPQNRPSFTDILLELDPILESRKKSIGKDFSLDKYSISHGDQPADSAKNLTTYQEIINWSTQGEILSKAPPAVDSSLRIWLDCSNVGLAYRPILSWGSFATCGKRETMEDTHFLMPHMCNEKDIHAFGIFDGHRGAAAAEFSARALPGFLQSTGSASSPRNALVEAFVSTDAAFRNELDTHRKSRRVVQKDWHPGCTAIVALIVTNKLFVANAGDCKTILCRAGKAFPLSKDHVASYIEERERVLSAGGQVKWQIDTWRVGHAALQVTRSIGDDDLKPAVTAEPEITETVLSAEDEFLVMGSDGLWDVMSSADVISIIKDTVKEPGMCSKRLATEAAERGSKDNITVIVVFLRPVSTAERIY; this is translated from the exons ATGGGGCTAGAAATTGTGGAGCCAAATTCCTGCATAAGAGGATGCTGTACTAGCAATTCAATCCCACTTCACCTCCCTCCTTCTTCCTACACCCTCCTCTCTCCAATTGCCAAAG GGGCTGAGAGTGTGGTTTATGGAGCTGTTTTGGATGGGAGAAAAGTTGCTGTTAAAAAACCAATCTTGTCTACTTCTGAGGACATTGATAAGTTCCATAAGGAGCTTCAACTCCTATG CAAGCTAGATCATCCTGGAATTGCCAAGCTGGTTGCAGCTCATGCAAAGCCTCCAAATTATATGTTCTTTTTTGAATTCTATGAATCTGGTAATCTTTCTGAGAAATTACATGTGGAAGAATGGAGTCCAAATATGGATCAGGTGCTCATGATCACAGTCCAGCTGG cAAAGGCTTTGCAATATCTGCATAACCACGAGATTGTACATAGGGATGTGAAACCAGCAAATATTCTT CTTGATGAAAACCTTTGTCCACACTTAGCAGATTTTGGTTTGGCAGAATACCAGAAAAATCTTAAGGGAGTTTCTCTTGAGAACTGGAGATCATCCGGAAAGCCAACTGGTGGTTTCCATAAAAAGAACATGGTTGGCACACTCATTTATATGGCTCCAGAAATATTGAGGAAGGAGATACATACTGAAAAATCAGATGTCTATAGTTTCGGAATATCCATCAA TGAGCTTCTTACTGGTGTCGTCCCATATACTGATCTCCGTGCAGAAGCTCAG GCCCACACTGTACTGGAGATGAACTATACTGAACAGCAACTTACAGCATCTGTGGTGTCTGGTAAATTACGACCTGCTCTTGCTGGTCTGGGTTCGGGTGCTTCAGCAAGCATACTTTCATTAATACAGAGATGTTGGGATGACAATCCTCAAAATAGACCTTCTTTTACTGATATACTATTGGAACTTGATCCAATCTTGGAGAGTAGAAAGAAATCAATTGGAAAAGATTTTTCCCTTGACAAATATTCTATTTCACATGGAGATCAGCCAGCAGATAGTGCCAAGAATCTTACAACGTACCAGGAGATTATTAACTGGTCCACTCAGGGAGAAATTCTATCAAAGGCTCCTCCTGCAGTAGATTCCAGTTTAAGAATTTGGCTTGATTGTTCAAATGTTGGTTTGGCTTATCGTCCAATACTTTCCTGGGGATCCTTTGCCACATGCGGTAAAAGGGAGACTATGGAAGATACCCACTTCCTTATGCCCCATATGTGCAACGAAAAGGATATCCATGCTTTTGGTATCTTTGATGGTCATAGAG GTGCAGCAGCTGCTGAGTTTTCAGCTCGAGCATTACCTGGATTTCTGCAAAGTACTGGTTCTGCCAGCAG CCCCAGAAATGCATTAGTTGAAGCATTTGTTAGTACAGATGCTGCATTCAGAAATGAACTGGATACTCATCGTAAATCTAGGAGAGTTGTTCAGAAAGACTGGCATCCTGGCTGCACTGCCATTGTTGCTTTAATAGTTACAAACAAGCTTTTTGTTGCAAATGCTGGTGATTGCAAGACAATTTTATGTCGGGCTGGCAAGGCCTTTCCTCTAAGTAAG GATCATGTCGCAAGCTATATTGAGGAGAGGGAGCGTGTGCTTAGTGCTGGGGGACAAGTAAAATGGCAAATTGATACTTGGAGGGTTGGACATGCTGCACTCCAG GTCACTCGATCCATCGGTGATGATGATCTGAAGCCTGCTGTAACTGCAGAACCTGAGATAACCGAAACTGTACTGTCAGCGGAAGATGAATTCCTG GTGATGGGCAGCGATGGGCTTTGGGATGTCATGAGTAGTGCAGATGTCATAAGCATAATCAAAGACACCGTCAAAGAACCTGGTATGTGCTCCAAGAGATTGGCAACAGAAGCTGCAGAACGAGGCAGCAAAGACAACATTACGGTCATTGTTGTCTTCCTGCGCCCAGTATCGACAGCTGAGAGAATTTATTAG